Part of the Cupriavidus basilensis genome is shown below.
ATCAACCGCTCGATCTGGACGGCGGAGACGCTCAACAGCGGCCAGGCGCCGGGCGCCCGCAGCAGGTGTGGCGTTTCGGTCAGCGCGGCCAGCAGGTGAGCGGAGCGGATTGACGTGGATTCTCCCGGCGTCGCGGCTTCCAGCGATGCGCGCATCCATGCGGCCTCCAGCCACTGGCCGAGGCGTTGCGACAGGCCAGGCTTGCCCCGCAGGTCATGCGGCAGGCGGTCGATGGCGGCGAGCAGCCCGTTCCAGATGCCGTCCACATCGAGTTCATAGCGCCGCAGGATTGCCAGCAGATCGCCGTCGCCCAGTTCCAGCAGCTTGATCAGCCAGTGTTCGACCTCGATGTCCCGGTGGGCGCGTGTTTCGCAGAGGCTGGCGGCGTCGGCCAGGGCACGGGCGCAATGGTCGTTGAGACGACGCAGGAACGCAGAGAGGTCGCGGGCGGTCATGGAGGAGAAGGAGGACGCGGGGTGAAGGGGGGAGTGCGCGGTCCCTATCCCGGGTCCGCGCGAGATGGCAGGCCGGCGGCGCACGCCGGCCGCGCGCGTGTTACGAGCGCTCGTTCCAGCTGTCGGCGTGGATGATGTTGCCATCCTTGTACGACCAGGTAATCTTTTCGTAGCGCAACTCGATGTCTTCGAGGTGGTTGTGCTTCTCGAAGGCCGGGTTCTTGATGTCCAGCATCTTCGGCGTGACGCCGACCACCTTCACGTTCTCGAGCTTGGTGTTGAAGTACTCCTTTTCCTTGCCGGCGTCGTCGATCTTGTACCACTTGATCTCGACCGACTTCAGGGTCTGGCCACTCGTAACCGCCTTGTACAGGTACGGTGTCGAGGCATCGGTTTCCTTGGTGAACACCACCGGCTTGTGCACGCGCGTGCCGGTCAGCTTGCCGGTATTGGAATCCGTCGGAATACTGACGGCGTGATCGAAGGCGACCACCTCCACGCTGCCTTCGCGGCCATTGACCGTGACCGAGCCCTTGATATCGGCGCCGCCATCGTCCTTGATCCACATGTATGCGGGAATTGCCATTTCTTCTTTCTCCTTCTACTGGAATGAACAGGCCGGATGGCCCAAAGTTGTCCGGTTGTCACGGTCACCGTCGCGACAATCGGGGACGAGCGTGATCTCGACACGCCGGTTGGCGGCACGCCCCGCGTCGGTATCGTTGGCGGCTTTGGGACGGGTATCGCCATAGCCTTGAATCGCGAACCGGGTCGGCGGCAAGCCGGCCGCGTCGGCCAGCCAGTCACGCACTGACGCCGCGCGGGCCTCGGAGAGCTTGAGGTTGCTGCGAGGATTGCCGGCGGCGTCGGTGTGCCCGGCCACCAGCACGCGCTTGTGCGGGTGGGCCTTGATCATCTCCAGCGCGCCGATCAGCACGCGATTCGAGCCGGGATTGAGCACCGCGCTGCCGCTCTTGAAGAGCGACAGGCTGTCCAGTTCGATGGTTGAGGGCGGCGGCGGCGGCGGTTGATACGCGGCGATCAGGGCATGGAGCGGCGTCAGCAAGCCGGCGCCGCGATAGAAACCCAGGCCAAGGCGCAGTGGCACGCCGACGCGCGCGTATCGAGCGAGTTCGTCGCGATCGCGCTTGATGGCCTGCAGCGCATCGACACGGGCGGCGTCATGCTCCGGTCCAATGGCGCGATAGCGCGCCATATCGTCCGCGACGCGCGCGACCAGCGCGCGGTTCTGCCAGGCGGAAGCCGCCGCGGCGGCGCAGAAGGCCAGCGCGAGCCAGGCAAAGGCGTGGGCAATGGCGCGTGGAAGCGCTCGCCGCACGGGCTGCAGGGCGATGCCCCGGATCAGGGCATCCGGCAGCGGGTAGCGCGCACGGTGGCCGGCCTTGGCGGTGCGGGTAAGCGCGGTCGCCTGCTCGATGAAGCGGGCATACAACGAATCCACGACGGGGACGCCCTCGGTGGCGGTCACGCCGAATGCCGCCACGTGCACCCGACGGCTGCCGCGTTGGTTATCCAGCAGCGCAGGGAGCAAGGCGCCGCAGGCCCAGCGCGCCAGGGCATCGAGCCGCGCGGCGCGGTGCATGCGGGCCTCGCGATCCGCTGGCAGCGCGGCCCGCCCGTACTGCAGGACGAGCGCGGCAATCTGGGCAGGCAGCGTATCGCCTTGCAGTATCTCGGTGCCGGAGACGCCAAACCACGGACCATCTTCCGGGGCGCCGTCGCCTCGGGTCGCGTCTTCCGCGTACACGGCGACGCAGACCGGCAGGCCGTAGCCAACCCCACGGCTGGCCTCGCCAATGGCCGAGCGCCAACGCCGAAGCCCGGCGTTCAGCGCGGCCGCGTCGCGGGCCTGGTCGGCGCCAATCAGGTAGGCGACGGCATCCGGTCCCTGCCCCGCGCGCCAGCGCTTGAGCGCGTCAGCCACGTGTGCCAGCCGGGCCGGGTCGTCCACGCGCACCCAGATCGCGGCGTCCGTGACTCGGACCAGATCCTCGCCGAATGCCAGCGGCGGGGCGCCCGAGGCGTCCCCGATGGCCAACACCAGCGGCGTATTGCGCCGGATACCATGGAGCAGCCCATGCATCGATGCATCGATGGCTTGCAGTACCGGTTGCGAAGCGCTCTGCCGTGCACGCACCCGCCGCGTGGCAACGATGATCGCGAGCAGCGCCAGCCCGATCGTGAAGGCCGCGAGCAGCAGGTTCCATGTCGCCGGCCATGGCGAACTCAGCGCCAGCCAGGCCAGCGCGAGCGCTGCGATCCAGCCGAAGAGTGTGCGGTAGGGGTAGCCGGTCACGAATACCCTTTTCAGCCGGCGAGCGGCACGATCGCTGCGGCTAGCCACCGGTCCAGCGCGAGGTAGACGAGGCCCGCGCCGACGCAGGAGATCGTGATCCAGGCGAGCGGCGACAGATGAGCGCACCATCGATGCGCCTTGCCGTCCGTCACCAGCACCGGGCCGTCCGGCTTGCGCCATCCGGCACGATCCATCCGTTCATCGATGGCCTGCATCAGCGCGAGGCGTTCGCTGGCGCCATCCAGCGCAAACCTGCCCTGGAAGCCCAGACCCAATGCCGCGTAGAAGACGATGAGCAGCGGCAGCACCGGCTTGGCCTCGCCCAGGCGCCGCTCGATGCGAGCGATCAGCGCTTGCCCGGCATCGTGGCTGCGGAACTCCCGCACCTGCAGGGGCTCGCGTTCCCACGCGCCGCGATCGTCGTCGGGCAGCCTGCACAGCGCGACTTCGTCCAGCAAAGCGCATTGGGCATAGACGGCGTCCTCGACGACGTCGGCCGGCAGGCCGGCAGCCGAGAGCTCCTCACGCAGGCGAGACACCTGCCCGAGGCACAATGACTGGAAGGCTTTGAAGCCCATGGGTTTCGTATCGTCTGTGAGTTCAGTGACGGTCAGGGCCGTATCGCGCAAGGCGAGCGGCAGCATCGAGGTGGAGAAGGTTGTCATGCCGGCAGTACTGCGAAGAGTTCAAGTGATACGTCCGGCAGCGAACCGGGAACGTAGAACTGACAGGCTCGCGCCGCCAGCATGCGCTTGAAGGCGGGGTGCGCGCTGTCGAGCGCGAAATACTGGTTCTCGATGCGCACGGGGATAGCCGCGGGCAGGCGCGACATCGGCCGCAGCGGGACGCCGGGCAGCGCGGAATTGACGATCTGCTCGACTTCGTCCGGCGCACCTGCCTTACACAGACGCGGCAACTGTTCGAGCAGCGCGTGGGCGGGGACGCTCGCCCGGACGGACAGGTAGTACTCGGCGCCTTCGACCAGGCGCTCGTCGAGGATCTTGCCGACCCACACGGTGGGCCGCAAGCGCTCCAGCGTAACCGGGACCACCCGTGACGGGATCACCGTGTCGAGGAGGGTACGAATCAGCGACTCCAGTTCCGCGAACACGGGTTCCGGCGCGAGGTGGTCGTAAGGCGGGATGGCGCGCAGGGTCTCCGTGGTGGAAAACGTCAGCAGCGACCCGGCCAGACGCGCGAGGATGCCATAGAGCCGCTCCGGGTGCTGCTGTGGCTCGGCGCACAGGCGAGCCAGCTCCGGCCAGGTACTGTTGACGCTGTGCAGCAGCCAGAACAACGCCACATCGGCAACCGCGAAATCCGCAATCTGGTCGGACCGCTCGCGACGGCGCACGGACAGGCTCGCGCTTTTGGCGCTCAGAATCTCGGAGAGCCGCTTCATGCGCTCGGTGAGCCGCTCGCTTGCCGACAGGAAGAGGCAGGGCGGCACAAAGGCCGGATCGTGCTCGAAGCGGCCCTGGGGCGTGCGCACCAGCTGAGCGACCGGGCAGGTCACATAATCCACGTGCGATTCGAAATCGAACAGCAGCGCCACCGCGTGCCGCTCAACGCTGATCTCTTCCTTGCCTGCCCCATGCAGGTCGGCGACTTCCAGATACTCGCGCGCGAATCGGCGCGGCCGGTCGGGCCGCTCTCCAGCCTCGACGCAGTTGCCGCCTTGCGCGTCCATCAGCGGCAGGCCGATCTGCACGACCACGGTGTCGATGTGCGCCGGTACGTCGCGCAGGTCGCGTGTGGCGGGTGTGCGGTCCGCCGTCTCGGTGTCGATCACCGTGCCGTCCGGCAGGCGCAGGGCCAGGGAACTCACCACCAGACGATGAATGGACAAAGCCTGCAGGTCAAAGGCGACGCGAACAGTACCCCATGGATCGGAGCTGGCAAGGCGCGCGACGCACTCGTCGGCATACCGGTCCCACAGTGCCTGTTGCTGGAAATGCTGCGGGGTCATGAAAATGCCCTGCGTCCACAGCGGTCTGGTTATCTTCATCGTGATCGGCCGTTGCGCGGAAAGGCCCTTTCCGCATGGGAGCGCCGCACGGTGGCTGTCGAGCCAGCGTGCAGCGGCGCTACGTCATGGCAGCGCTAATCGAGACTGATCGTGGCCGATCAGTTCTTCGCTTTCGGCATCTGCGACACGAGCGACAGGTTGATGTCCATGCCTTCAATCTGGAAGTGCGGCACGATGAACAGCTTGATGCGGAAGAAGCCCGGGTTGTCCTCGATATCCTCGACGATCACCTTGGCCTCCCGCAGCGGATGGGACGCCTGCAACTCATCGCCCGGATCGGTCATCTCGGTCACAAGCGTCTTGACCCAGGTGTTCAGCTCCAGCTCCAGCAGGCGGCGGTCCTTGGTGGTGCCGATGTTCTCGCGCTGAATCAGCTTCAGGTAGTGGGCTATTCGCGAGAGCAGGAAGATGTACGGCAGGCGCGCATTGACGCGGCTGTTGGCCGTGGCTTCCTTGGTGTCGTAGAGCGCCGGCTTCTGGGCCGAATGGGCGGAGAAGAAGCACGCGAAGTCATGGTTCTTGTAGTAGGACAGCGGGATGAAACCCAGATTGGCGAACTCGAACTCGCGCGTTTCCGGGATCAGCACCTCGGTCGGGATCTTGGCCTGGTTGCCCGTGCCCAGGTCATACAGGTGGATCGGCAGGTACTCGACCAGGCCGCCGGCCTGCGGGCCGCGAATCTGTACGCACCAGCCGTTCTTGATGAAGCTCTGCACCATGTTCGCGGCGAACGCGAACGACGCATTGGCCCACAGATAGCGGGTGTGATCCGGGCCCTTGACCGCCTCGGTGTAATTGAAGGCGCGCACCGGCACGGTTTCCGGCCCATAGGGCAGCCGCGCCAGGAAATTCGGCAGCGTCAGGCCGATATAGCGGGCATCGTCCGACTCGCGGAAGCTCTTCCACTTCAAGTACTCGGCGCGATCGAAGTAGCTGCCGATGTCGCGGATGCTGGCCACCTCCTCCATCGATTCCTTGCCAAAGAAGGCCGGCGAGACAGAGCCGATGAACGGCATATGCGCCGCGGCGGAGACCTTGGAGATATTGCGCAGCAGGGCGATATCCTGCGGGCCGCGGCCGAACGCGTAGTTCGAGATGATCGAGCCGATCGGCTCGCCCCCCGGCGTGTCGTATTCCTGGATGTAGGTGTGCAGGTACAGGCCGCTCTGGATGATCTCGGGGGTATCCTCGAAATCCTGGCGCAACGCGTCTTTCGAGGCGTCCAGCACCTCGATCCTGACGTTCTTGCGGAAGTCGGTGCGATCGACAAGGAACTTGAGCCCGCGCCAGGCCGATTCGATCTGCTGGAACGTCTCGTTGTGCATGAT
Proteins encoded:
- a CDS encoding Hcp family type VI secretion system effector, encoding MAIPAYMWIKDDGGADIKGSVTVNGREGSVEVVAFDHAVSIPTDSNTGKLTGTRVHKPVVFTKETDASTPYLYKAVTSGQTLKSVEIKWYKIDDAGKEKEYFNTKLENVKVVGVTPKMLDIKNPAFEKHNHLEDIELRYEKITWSYKDGNIIHADSWNERS
- a CDS encoding OmpA family protein — its product is MTGYPYRTLFGWIAALALAWLALSSPWPATWNLLLAAFTIGLALLAIIVATRRVRARQSASQPVLQAIDASMHGLLHGIRRNTPLVLAIGDASGAPPLAFGEDLVRVTDAAIWVRVDDPARLAHVADALKRWRAGQGPDAVAYLIGADQARDAAALNAGLRRWRSAIGEASRGVGYGLPVCVAVYAEDATRGDGAPEDGPWFGVSGTEILQGDTLPAQIAALVLQYGRAALPADREARMHRAARLDALARWACGALLPALLDNQRGSRRVHVAAFGVTATEGVPVVDSLYARFIEQATALTRTAKAGHRARYPLPDALIRGIALQPVRRALPRAIAHAFAWLALAFCAAAAASAWQNRALVARVADDMARYRAIGPEHDAARVDALQAIKRDRDELARYARVGVPLRLGLGFYRGAGLLTPLHALIAAYQPPPPPPSTIELDSLSLFKSGSAVLNPGSNRVLIGALEMIKAHPHKRVLVAGHTDAAGNPRSNLKLSEARAASVRDWLADAAGLPPTRFAIQGYGDTRPKAANDTDAGRAANRRVEITLVPDCRDGDRDNRTTLGHPACSFQ
- a CDS encoding DotU family type IV/VI secretion system protein; translated protein: MTTFSTSMLPLALRDTALTVTELTDDTKPMGFKAFQSLCLGQVSRLREELSAAGLPADVVEDAVYAQCALLDEVALCRLPDDDRGAWEREPLQVREFRSHDAGQALIARIERRLGEAKPVLPLLIVFYAALGLGFQGRFALDGASERLALMQAIDERMDRAGWRKPDGPVLVTDGKAHRWCAHLSPLAWITISCVGAGLVYLALDRWLAAAIVPLAG
- the tssK gene encoding type VI secretion system baseplate subunit TssK — translated: MKITRPLWTQGIFMTPQHFQQQALWDRYADECVARLASSDPWGTVRVAFDLQALSIHRLVVSSLALRLPDGTVIDTETADRTPATRDLRDVPAHIDTVVVQIGLPLMDAQGGNCVEAGERPDRPRRFAREYLEVADLHGAGKEEISVERHAVALLFDFESHVDYVTCPVAQLVRTPQGRFEHDPAFVPPCLFLSASERLTERMKRLSEILSAKSASLSVRRRERSDQIADFAVADVALFWLLHSVNSTWPELARLCAEPQQHPERLYGILARLAGSLLTFSTTETLRAIPPYDHLAPEPVFAELESLIRTLLDTVIPSRVVPVTLERLRPTVWVGKILDERLVEGAEYYLSVRASVPAHALLEQLPRLCKAGAPDEVEQIVNSALPGVPLRPMSRLPAAIPVRIENQYFALDSAHPAFKRMLAARACQFYVPGSLPDVSLELFAVLPA
- the tssC gene encoding type VI secretion system contractile sheath large subunit, with the translated sequence MAKHEIAARANSEADTAVLDAPGKSVYESLCEKINLTPVKATRPVESFQSADALAESSLDERVAQAMNVFLKMIQDSSQQVDRLDKSLLDFHIEHLDQQISRQLDAIMHNETFQQIESAWRGLKFLVDRTDFRKNVRIEVLDASKDALRQDFEDTPEIIQSGLYLHTYIQEYDTPGGEPIGSIISNYAFGRGPQDIALLRNISKVSAAAHMPFIGSVSPAFFGKESMEEVASIRDIGSYFDRAEYLKWKSFRESDDARYIGLTLPNFLARLPYGPETVPVRAFNYTEAVKGPDHTRYLWANASFAFAANMVQSFIKNGWCVQIRGPQAGGLVEYLPIHLYDLGTGNQAKIPTEVLIPETREFEFANLGFIPLSYYKNHDFACFFSAHSAQKPALYDTKEATANSRVNARLPYIFLLSRIAHYLKLIQRENIGTTKDRRLLELELNTWVKTLVTEMTDPGDELQASHPLREAKVIVEDIEDNPGFFRIKLFIVPHFQIEGMDINLSLVSQMPKAKN